From the Lepisosteus oculatus isolate fLepOcu1 chromosome 1, fLepOcu1.hap2, whole genome shotgun sequence genome, one window contains:
- the LOC102695584 gene encoding transmembrane protein 215 — MRPDDINPRTGLVVALCSVFLVFGFMFTVSGVKGETLGDVPLIAIGPAICLPGVAAIILAKKTNGCTRCPGRCQRKRQKETSQLLRSPWHLGSGKGSCGELGRLHKDRAPRSGEDSVSSTTTVGEARSLIRQVDQDEVMRYLQACYPSTVFMGVRDVSSYCVFDHKRALRESAAYSMAHSSVMYLPRDSIVVYSRRDSSPYGAYCCYINPGDFRWGQETVV, encoded by the coding sequence ATGAGACCGGATGATATCAATCCCCGCACCGGACTGGTGGTGGCCCTGTGCAGCGTCTTTTTAGTGTTTGGGTTCATGTTCACCGTGTCGGGAGTCAAAGGCGAGACTTTGGGGGACGTCCCTTTAATTGCTATCGGGCCCGCCATCTGCCTGCCGGGGGTGGCCGCCATAATCCTGGCCAAAAAAACCAACGGCTGTACCAGGTGCCCAGGTCGCTGCCAaagaaaaaggcaaaaagaaacCTCCCAGCTCCTGCGGAGCCCCTGGCACCTGGGCTCGGGCAAAGGGAGCTGTGGGGAGTTGGGGAGGCTGCACAAGGACAGAGCCCCGAGGTCGGGGGAAGACTCGGTGTCCTCCACCACTACTGTCGGGGAGGCCAGGAGCCTGATCCGCCAGGTGGACCAAGATGAGGTGATGAGGTACCTCCAGGCTTGCTACCCCTCCACTGTGTTCATGGGAGTCCGGGATGTCAGCTCCTACTGCGTCTTCGACCACAAGCGCGCCCTCAGGGAAAGTGCCGCCTACAGCATGGCCCATAGCAGCGTGATGTACCTCCCCAGAGACAGCATTGTGGTCTACTCCCGCAGGGACAGCAGCCCTTACGGTGCCTACTGCTGCTACATCAATCCCGGGGATTTCCGATGGGGCCAAGAGACTGTAGTCTGA